The genomic window CGCTTCACACTTTTTGTCGGAGCGCAGCGTTCTTCCCCATGCAGCAACCATTCTGCCTGTGCTCTCCTGAATATCAATGCATTATGTTTCACTGCAGGGGTGCAGCTCACTGTGTGCGTGCAATGGACGTTTGCTAtttgcgtgtatgtgtgtgtgtgtgtgtatacacacttTAGGGTACTCCCATTTGTTTTGCTCATGTCAAGTACAAGCCAGGGAACTTGAGCCAAATTATGTACGAGTCTCATCATCACATAATGACCATAATAATTTCATAATTGGGGGCTGAGAACATCGTGTGATGATGAGACGAGCAAGTGGGACTAATTTGCTTCCATGAGTCTCAAGAGTGATGGAAAGGCTACAGCAACAATCACTTTGTAATCTTTTAATATGTTTATCAGACCACGTCAGGACAATACCATGAGGTGATCTTAACAAACAGAACAGTTAATTCAAAATATTGTAATCAACATCTCTTGTATTACACTTGGAAGAAATGAAGAAGATGAACAGGGAAGGTTAGTGAGATCATGTGAGGACATCAAGGCAGGTCTTGATCAGAGGGGGATTGTTTCTGTTTCCGCCTAGATAAGACGTCTGGCAGGTCTGAAGACGTCCTGCAACAGAAGACACAAAAGTAATGTGTCCTTCCATTTGTATGTGGGGtaaacatgtcttcactttgCATCAGTCAGTTTACAGAGCGATAAAAAGACTTGGACTCACAGACTTAAACTATCACATGACTGTGAGAATTCGATGCAGTATGTAAACCATGACTGAAACTGGGCCCAGTGTTGACCCCTGGGGGATCCCAAACAGCATTAAAATGGAACATTTGCTGTCAGCTAGACCTACACTAAACCTGCCAGAGAGGCAGGACTGTAATCCATAAAAAACTTCATGCTGGCCTATTCTTTGAGCTCAATACACAGAGTCGGGATCTGTACTGTACCACCATCCACCTCACCACCCTGCTCATCTAAACCTTTTTGGTGCTATATAAGTGTCTGCCTACTTCTTGTTCTTGTATGTAAATCACTATTCCACAACTGCACATGAGCAAGATTCAACAGAGAGAGCCAGGGTTGGTTTCAATCTCATACCCCTCATCTGGGTTGGCCTCTGCCATCGGTCCACCTTCCACAAAGGTTCCCATACGACTCTTACAACGTTCCAGATTTAGTTGACTCTGAGTCCCTGCGAGACCACGAGGGAACACACGGCAAGACACATGAACTGTCAGTATGACGTAACAGCAGTTTGTCAgcagaaatacacagaaactACTCAACagtaacttggtggaaggatgagacattGGCAAAGTGGAgggtagataatgagtgcatcTAAATTTTTCAGTGAAATATCCCTTTAAGATTGTGAACTAGGGCCCTTGTCTGAgctatgagctctactgagtgccattcaagtttatttattaCGCATAAAGTattgaatggatttccacaaaacttggccAAGAAGAAAACAGGAGTGGATCCGATCATTTGTTATGAGTTATGTTcgagtttttttaatttcacaccaatttcccagggtaAAACCCgtggatcttgattttaaaaaatatcattCTTCAGATACGGAGATTACGTTTTCATGATCTGCATTGCTTTGTTAGTTTAGATTGAATTAAGGGGACAGTTTGGCCTCAGCAGAGGGATGCGTTCTACTGAGTGGCATTCTagtcttttttccttttcattagaGCCCACACATGTAAGTCACATGGACGGCAGATTagcactttgacttttaattaTGTTCCATTGCTGTGTGATGCTGACAGACAGAGTGATCAGACACAGACTTGAATGCTCAGTATCAATGTTAGTTGAAAACTATCCCTTTAGATGTTATGTGATAGCTGTGTCGATTAGTGGCTTTTCAGTTTAGGGAAAGACTGACTCCAACACTCACCTTCTCGTCTGAGCGTTTCTATGGGTTGCTCCGGAGCAGGATTGGCAGCCGTGGGGTGCACTCTGAAGTTTcctgagaatttaaaaaaatgttctgaACCAAAATTGTTTCTTAGATATGACAAATGTAATTCTGTAATTTTCATCATGAACAAATTGTTGCCATCATAGCTTCTGTAATAAGTAAGACTAAAAAAGcctttaaatttttattttccaatattgaatataaatgtgacaACTTACCAAAGGAAGGAAGAATATGGTTGATGTTCAACCAGGCTTTTACGAAGGGGTATATCGATATGAGAAGGCCTGGAAAACAGATGCCATTTAATAAAGTTGGTAAAGATTTGGTAATGTGCACTTTATGAGACTGGAACCAGGGGTGGAGGAAAATATTGTGTACTGCAGGctgagtaaaagaaaaagactatTATAGCATAAATCTAATCACAGTCTAATCACATGTAAATTCTAATTAATGGAAATTTAATATGTGAAATTTTAACAGCCTGTGAGCCATACCTGGGGTTTAAAATAAGAAACTCTTCCAACCTGCTCCATTCGAAGACAGTTATTGATTTCCCCTGTAAGTCAGAAGAGCTGGCATTAAACCCTGGCAGGTCCTGAGGGTGGCTGTGATGCATGTCTGTGTCTAAAATGTCATGAAAGTGCAGGAGTGAAAAGAATCTGCCGGGAACACTCTGTTCATGCTAATTAGTCATGTGTTGGAGGAGGCCTCATGGCACATTAGCCCCAAAACACATAATTAGATGCTACTTAGCAGCACAAGTGCTGCCACGGCTAACATCTCTGTCAAGCTGCCGGCACAGTTATAATTTGCCAAATTCTTGCAcacattagaaaaataaataaatgattgagCGCTGATCGAATCATCGGCGAGAGTGTGTTTCACATTAACTATGCATGTTGATGTTGTCTCCCTCGGATCAAAAGCCCTGtcctttactctctctctctccaggaaaGCCGTTAAGGCAAGTCCTCTGGCTGTCAGCTGGTTCCAGTTACACTGTTGTTTCAGATGGTGATGAGAGATGGTGTGTTTTTCAAGAACAGTGGACGAATAATGTCACAGGCCACAGATTTTGACATTGGTTcgacacacacaatcagtttTTTCTTCAAATACAGTTATACAGTTTAAAAGCCAAATATGTAGAAAAGTCATGAAGCAGTCATCTCTTCTTCTGTGACGAACTGTGGGTGCAAATTTGATGACGACACAATATATGAATAATCAATTGTTATTGCACCAAATCAGGAAACAGTTGctatttttctttattgtatGGTCTGTACATTTTGTTTGACCTCTTATGAAcaagaagaaattaaaatgaatgaaattttaactgtttaaaaacttttatcaACACCAATTGCAGGATCAGAGCAAAACAGAATATACTTTGTTTAACCAGAATTTACAGCTGGGGTCTTGAAACCAATCTGACAGTTTCTGTAGCAGCTTCCTGAAAACATCGGTCCAAAATCCTGTATAAAGGCAGGTATCAGGAAATGGGATTAGAGCTCAAAGAAGATTATGTGAGAAAACCTGTAATTTAAGCTTAATCAATTAAATGCATTTTCCACAATTCCCCCCCCACAAAAAATCAACAGTCTCTAACATCTACTCACCGAGGCCCCCTGCTCCCAGGAAGATGCCTCCCACAGCATCAGCATCACACTCCCTGGACACACCAATGATGATGCAGCCTGCCACAATGCCGAGCAGGGCCGAGCCCACCCGTAGCCCATGGTACTGCCCAACGCTAACAGGGTTCATTCAGCAGGTGGAGGCCCCCCAAcctgccccacacacacacaaacacacagtcctgACTCTGTACTCTGCCTCAACTTGGGGCCCCTCACTGCCACTGACAAACTTCCCTGTGAAGTGCATGAGCCGCACCCCTCCCTTGTTATACTGTcactgacacagaaacactttCTCTGGCTGAGCTTCCACCTCTAGTCTCTGTTGCTCAAGACGTCTCATGCATCTTTAAAGATGGAGCTCTAGTTTCCACTGCCACTGAAAATTAGAAAAGCTCGGGGCGCGGACTCTTATGACAACGATACGTGTGCTACAAATCTGATCACAGCCCTCTCGCTGCCAGCACTGGCATCCAGTATCAGTGCATGCCTGGGGTGAAattcacaaagacagaaagaaccCTCGCAGGACGAACAGCACAACCTAAAAGGGAGACAATGGTAAGGCTACAAACacggaggggagggagaggaagacagacagagtcGGAGTATGTGCTACTTGTGTGATTTGTCTGCGAGCTTGAGGGGAATGTATAATGAAAGGTTCAGAGAGTCCTCTACGGTGGGGGCCTGAGGCCATCCATAAAGGCCCGCAGTTGCCATAGGAATAGCATATCCATGGCAACAAGGGGAAAATGTGGGTAAGCAGGATTAACACCGGTGAAAAGGATAACCAATGAACTTACTGCATTGAGGAGAAACACTGACATATGTTCTGCTCAACTAGTGAactccttccttctttctctaGAGGCACATCTCCATTATTTATAAGTGCTGGTCATGAGgggcgggtgtgtgtgtgtgtgtgtgtgtgtgtgtgtgtgtgtgtgtgtgtgtgtgtgtgtgtgtgtgtgtgtgtgtgtgtgtgagagtgtgtgtgtgtgtgtgtgtgtgtgtgtgtgtgtgtgtgtgtgtgtcacatacaGTATGCAGCTGCAACTGACTTACAGCCTTTACATATAGTACACATCATACATATAGCAAAGTTAACACACATCCCACaggttttatatttgtatgaatgtgtcAACATGTTGAATTTCCAGGTTGTGGAAactcttctgtctttttagcTAATTTAATTAGTTGTGATaaagttgttttattattgGCTTGAAATTGATCATCCAAGGCTTTATGTCATGTTATCATCATCAAT from Paralichthys olivaceus isolate ysfri-2021 chromosome 16, ASM2471397v2, whole genome shotgun sequence includes these protein-coding regions:
- the kncn gene encoding kinocilin isoform X1 — translated: MNPVSVGQYHGLRVGSALLGIVAGCIIIGVSRECDADAVGGIFLGAGGLGFWTDVFRKLLQKLSDWFQDPSCLLISIYPFVKAWLNINHILPSFGNFRVHPTAANPAPEQPIETLRREGTQSQLNLERCKSRMGTFVEGGPMAEANPDEGTSSDLPDVLSRRKQKQSPSDQDLP
- the kncn gene encoding kinocilin isoform X2, whose protein sequence is MGYGWARPCSALWQAASSLVCPGSVMLMLWEASSWEQGASDFGPMFSGSCYRNCQIGFKTPAGKSITVFEWSRLEEFLILNPRPSHIDIPLRKSLVEHQPYSSFLWKLQSAPHGCQSCSGATHRNAQTRRTSSDLPDVLSRRKQKQSPSDQDLP
- the kncn gene encoding kinocilin isoform X4 — protein: MGYGWARPCSALWQAASSLVCPGSVMLMLWEASSWEQGASGKSITVFEWSRLEEFLILNPRPSHIDIPLRKSLVEHQPYSSFLWKLQSAPHGCQSCSGATHRNAQTRRTSSDLPDVLSRRKQKQSPSDQDLP
- the kncn gene encoding kinocilin isoform X3 translates to MNPVSVGQYHGLRVGSALLGIVAGCIIIGVSRECDADAVGGIFLGAGGLGLLISIYPFVKAWLNINHILPSFGNFRVHPTAANPAPEQPIETLRREGTQSQLNLERCKSRMGTFVEGGPMAEANPDEGTSSDLPDVLSRRKQKQSPSDQDLP